The Mus pahari chromosome 5, PAHARI_EIJ_v1.1, whole genome shotgun sequence genomic sequence CGTCTGAGCAGTCTACAGAacattactatttattattactcCTGAAACAGTGTCTNTGATccatagcccaggatagcctgcaactcactatgttGCCTAGGCTAGTCTCAAGCTTATGAATGAACTCAAGTGACCCTTCCACCTCAGCCTTGAGTGCCTGGGCCCACAGGCACAGGGCATCACAGGGCCTCCACAGGACCATAATAAACATGTAGATGCAGCTTCTCCAGTCCACAGCAAGCATAGTGGGGGCTTAGTGGGCCAGGCAGGTGCTCAGGGCAGTAAGCGAAGGTGCCCTGGTTTTTGGGGAACAGCCTTGGTGAGCTGAGGTTTATGtgtacttgtctgtctgtctgttttgaaataggatctcactatggaATCTTgcttttgcctctacctccctaatgTGGGTGGAGGTGTTGGGTTtagaggactgggattaaaggtgtgcaccaccccgCCCAGCTGCAGTTTGGGTTTTTGCAGCAAGCtctctcatagcccaggctggcctcccagtgtggccctctgcttctgctccccaTGCCTGGGATTTCAGAAGCTGACTGACAGTCTGTTATGCCTCCTTCTCattttcagcacttgggaggcagaggcaggtggaactctgtgagttctagaccagtcttTAAAGCATGTTCATGGACTGCcgtggctacacagagaaaatatgtctGGGGGTAGAGGACAGTATTTCCATAAGTAGCCAGCTATGCAGCGCAAATGAACAGTAGCGCGTTTATTAAGTGCGAGGCACACCTTGGAGTTTAGTTTCAGACCACTAaatcagttaaaataaataaacagaagggGAGGGTTTATCCCACTCACGGTTCCATGTAACAGTCCCTCAACAGGATCTCAtgcagggcaggaccctggaggcaggcactgatggcagaagccatggagggatgctgcttactggcttgctttgtaTGGCTTATTTcttatgacttgctcagcctgcttgttACAGAACATACATAAGAAACATACAACCCTTTCCTCCAGAGAAGCATCCCATGGCACACccgagtctccaaagaaaccagaaatttcctcTTCATGAGGGTGTTTACTCTGCTAATGGTTTGGCGCCTTTCCGCATGCCCGTTGGCTTTGGACGATCCTGGAAGGATGTATAGATCTTAAGGACAAAGCAGACGAGGATACTGAACCCAAAGATGCCTtgggaagaagggacagaggcTGCAACAGGTTTGAAcaccaccagccagccagcctgcacTCATTTGCATGTGGTGGCCAGCTttggacaaaaacaaacaaacaaacaaacaaaaaccaccttgGAGCTGACTACAGCCTGGACAGCAGAAATTTCTCACTGACACTGGCTGCATGAGGATAGCCACTCGGCCTGCACCCTaaagggaggaggagcagagtgtggggagagggaacaagCAACTTTGCAGGATAGTGTTTAGTGAAACTGCAGGCCTTCGGGTGGGCAGGAATTGGAGGCTCTAACCCCTCAGGGCAGTGCCCCACAGGGTTCTTTGCTCCCCTGCAATCAGGGAACTCCCCACTCCAGGGGGAAGTGAGGGCTGGCTGGGAAGGCTGAAGTGTGGAAGGACACCTGTCCCTAGGCTGGGTAGACCAGAGTGGGTGGGGCTCTAACCACTTGTTGGCTGGAGGGAGAGCTTTCAGAACTGTGTTCCTGAAGTTGTGAAGGTGAATGTTTGGCAAGGCTTCTAGAATTTCAAAGTTGGGTTGAGCTGTCGATTGCTGtaggtttttgagataggctttctctctgtagctctagctgtccggGAATtggttctgtagaccaggctagcccctcAGCCTCCACTGTTTCTCCAGTGAAGCAGACACCGGGCAacaaaggtgaagacagaagagCCAGGCTGTCTATCAGATGGAATGCCCTGTGCTTTCCTTCTTTCAACTGGAGAACTCCCAAATCTGCAGcctggcatgtgtgtgcaggatgaggagggaaggggggcTAGCGACCTGATTATATGGCCATGGTTGCAAGAGGTGGTAGCTGCCTGGAACCTCTCCCTTCACAAGTAACAGAGAGAGGCCAAGCCTCAGGTCTTCTGTTGTGGCCCTTGGAGATCTCTAGCTCCTGAACTGGCTCTGCCCTGACTCCCAAGCAGGCAAGACACCCGAGGCATTGAGTGCACAATACTCTGCATTCTATGACCCAGGACTACAGTGAGTCCCAGGAGGTCAGATACTTGAGTGTGGCAGCTGGGGAACTCAAGGGACCTTGCTGTCTCTGCTCTGGAACAGACAAAATGTGCTCACTGGTGCTGGCCTGAAACCAACGATTTCTTGTTCCTCCTAGCCAACGTGGCATCGACGGGTGCCAGGACTTCATGGTCAGGGGATGGCTGAAGTGACATTCTATCCCTGACACATCTCACCTCTGGCCACCCAGGCACCACCCTTCCAAATGTTGACAAAACTGGTACACTAACTTTGTAACAATTGATTTTATTGTCCCCAAGAAGGTGATAAGTGCTCTTCATTTTTGTGGCAGCCAGACACATCAGGAGGACTGACAAACCAAGTTAGTGCTGAGTTTAGGAAGTGGGGTTCCAACTGGAGCCCAGAAAAAACAGTACTGGCAGAAAGGCCCTGAACAAGCCAACAAGTGGAGTCCAGTGAGCTTAGGTAGTCAGAGTTCAGCCGCTGCCATCAGTATCAACATTTTCCCTGCCAACAGGCCCAGCATGGTGGACACGTAGCCCGGGCTCACTGCACTGCTCCGGCCAGCAGGGGATGCCAGGCCGCAGTCCGTGTAGGGCTCCAGGCAGGCTGCGAAGGCCATGACATGCGCGATGTAGTTCTGCTCCTGCACTCCGTGCACCAGGTGCGCCTGTGGGCCGCGCGCAAATATCGCCACGTCCTCCCCGCTATGGGTCTCTGACGACAGGGGTACAGCCGCCTGCTGCTGGTACGTGGGGTTGCCTGCCAAGAATGGGTGTTCAGAACGGGTCCTCCACCTCAATGAGCACTCTCAGCCCCGTGTTGCCGACCCCACTCAGCGAACTTActgctctcttcctctgtgaCATCAGCCCGGGCGCCATTACGGAGCTTGTAACCAGGACCATTGCCATACAGTATAGAGGTAAAGGATTTGCCATCCTCAGCCTTGAAGGGAGCCAGCCCTGCAGGAAGAGGGGGTGACCTGTTTTTCAAACTGAGCTGCTTCCTGAAGCACCTTTTGTCACTGTATCCCTCCAAGGCAACAATATCTGTCACTGCCTGCCCCATGCCTACCAAAGATGGAGGCCCCTCTCTGTGTGTAACCACCAAAAGAGAAGACGTGAGAGTGGTCGGCGGTGACAAGGATCATCGTGTCCTGCTCACTGGTGAGCTTGTCTGCCTTGTCAACAGCTGAGTCGAACATGACAGCCTCAGTCAGGGCACGATAGGCCACAGTTTCATGGTGGCCATGGTCAATGCGGCCCCCTGCAGAGAACCAGAGATGGGGAGATGTTTGAGCTTGTGCTGCACCcagctcctctctcttcctcctcttccttctcctcctcctcctcctcctccctgccaggCAAAACCACCCACCTTCCACAAAGAGATAGAAGCCTTTGGGGTTCCTGCTGAGCATGCGCACGGCCACCTCCGTCATCTCGGCCAGGGAAGGGTCCTGAGCAGGGTCTCGGTAGATTTCATACTTCATGTCATTAGGTTCAAAGAGGCCTGAAGAATAAGAAAATCCATGGTGACTATAAGAGTGCATACTagggacaccacacacacagacacacactttccCAATGGAAGGGTTCCAGGGCAAGAAATGCAAGTTATTACCCATGAGGTGTGTCACAGATCGGCTCAGGGATGCCTGAATGAGGTCTGAGCGGTTCCAAACATACCGGGCTCCCTGCAGAGACACAGCCAGTCTAAGTACATACCTTGAAATGAACAGCCCTCAATAATTCCTGCTCTGCCCTTTGCCCTAATGCCCCCTCAcccccctcactcccacccccataCCTGGTGCTTTGCCAACCACTCTTGAACTAGGTTGCGTCCATCCAGCCTGGTTCCAGCCTGCTTGGTGTCAGTTGGATATTCCTGGTCTGGTGTCCCCTTGGGAAACATGAACTTGCGGCCACCACCAAGGATCACCTACAATCAGAGGTGAGCTTGGGACCTGATTGATCCTCTGTTCCCTCCTGACAGCATCTGGTCCCAGGTCTGAAGGACTCTGCACCTTCTCTACccgcccaccaccaccactcagatACCCTGGAGGACCCAGAGCTCAGGCTGCTGGCTGCCTATGCTGCCGTGAGTGACACCTCCACGcggccctcctccctccctcttgggGCTCACATCAATGTCCATGTTGGAGATGAGCTGAGTAGAGATGTCTTTACAACCCTCCTGCAGCGCCGAGGCAGGCATTTGTGCATCCGAATACCAATTACGATTCACCGTGTGGGCGTAGGTGCCGGCTGGAGAGGCATGCTGCACCGACGTGGTGGTCACCACTCCCACAGACTTTCCTGCAGAAAGTCACATGAGCCACCCAGGACCCCCGGGTCTGTCTAGGTCCTTCTACCCTGTCCCAACCTACCTGCTTTCTTAGCACGGTGCATTACCGAGACGACCTCGTTACCCCACGTTGTGTTGCACTGGTTGAAGCGTGCAGCTGCACTCAAGCCAATGACCTTCATGTTGGTTTTGACCCCGCAGAGAAAGGCCGTGCCTGTGCCTGCACTGTCCGGGACCTGCTTGTCTGTGTTGTAGGTCTGGGGAGAGACACTCTCAGCTCAACTCTACTGGTAGACATTAGAGCTCGTCTCTTCCTGGGATTCTGGATTCTTCCCAACCACCTTCCTGCCATATACCAGCTCTTGCCACCCCCTGTGTGTCTCCAAGCTCACCTTGGACAGAGCCATGTGTGGAAAGCGGTCCATGGCTAGCTGGGTCTCAGGTCCCAGATGGCCTTGCTGCTGTCCCTTTAGGATCCGGGTAGCAGTTACTGTGGACACCCCCATCCCTGAAGGACAGAATGTGATTAGGATTAATCCCCTCGGCGGGTGGTGGGTGTGCGAGGGTCCCAGGATAGGCAGGCCACAGGAACTCACCATCTCCCATGAGGATAATGAGGTTCTTGGCTGACGTCTGAATGGGCTGCAGCTTCTTGGCAGCATCCAGGGCCTCAGCCGCCTTTCGGTTCCAGAAGACCGGGTTCTCCTCCTCCACTGGCAAAgaaaagagcagaggcagggtcAGACTGAAGACCCACGAGTGCAAAGATGAGCGAGGAGACACCTGGAGGAGCCTCATTACCTGGGATGACGTTCGGGCAAACTTGTAGGCTGAGGCCCAGCAGCAGTAAGCAGGCTCCCCACATTGCTGTGGCAGGGTGCTGGTCCGTGAGGATGGCAGATGGAGAAGCTGCAATACCACAACACTAGCTGAGGCCCTGATGAGTTCCGCTTAAATAGGCGAAGACTTAGTTCCTGCCGGAAAGGCTCAGAGTCCCTCCCTAATCCTTAGGCACTACCTTGGCCTCACCCTATCCTGTGAACTAAAGCTTGTCTGGCTGTAAGAAGTTGGCAGGGTGTGGAAGTCCAGGCACGTCCTGAATCTGGAGCTGTGGGTGGGTCCCAGGCATTTCCCCCACATTAGGTGGGAGGCTGGAGACAGCTACTGTCTGAGAGAAGAGCCATAGTCTTATGCTGCAGTGGTCACCGACCCTCCCGTGGGCATCCTTCTCTTTTTGTTCCAGTGAGTCTTGTCCCCAATTGCCTCTCCCCTGACTAGGGCAGGCATGGTATCCAGGAGGAATGTTGAATTGGAAAGATGGGGCTGATGGGTGGTCCTATAGAACCACATTTGCACCACAGCTATTTTTGAGTGTGTTTGAACGCAATTGGATGAGGGGCAAAATCCTGAGCCAAGCCAGGCAAGGCCTGGGTCTTGCTCAGAAGCAGGTAGGCAGGCTTTCCCCTTATTTGATGTTGTCTCGTATTCCCTTGGGCAGGTGGAGGGATCCCAGTGTGAGTGCTCTGCACAGACCCTGAGTACTTCTGTGGGAGTTGGCTTCCTGTAGTCTAGGGCTAAGCTAGGCTCACAGTGGCCAAGAAGTGTGGGGTCAAACCATGTCCCCATTGATGGATGAGTGGATCAGAGAAATGTGATCCAGATAGGTGTGATGGTCCAAGGTTGTAAGC encodes the following:
- the LOC110321885 gene encoding alkaline phosphatase, germ cell type; the encoded protein is MWGACLLLLGLSLQVCPNVIPVEEENPVFWNRKAAEALDAAKKLQPIQTSAKNLIILMGDGMGVSTVTATRILKGQQQGHLGPETQLAMDRFPHMALSKTYNTDKQVPDSAGTGTAFLCGVKTNMKVIGLSAAARFNQCNTTWGNEVVSVMHRAKKAGKSVGVVTTTSVQHASPAGTYAHTVNRNWYSDAQMPASALQEGCKDISTQLISNMDIDVILGGGRKFMFPKGTPDQEYPTDTKQAGTRLDGRNLVQEWLAKHQGARYVWNRSDLIQASLSRSVTHLMGLFEPNDMKYEIYRDPAQDPSLAEMTEVAVRMLSRNPKGFYLFVEGGRIDHGHHETVAYRALTEAVMFDSAVDKADKLTSEQDTMILVTADHSHVFSFGGYTQRGASIFGLAPFKAEDGKSFTSILYGNGPGYKLRNGARADVTEEESSNPTYQQQAAVPLSSETHSGEDVAIFARGPQAHLVHGVQEQNYIAHVMAFAACLEPYTDCGLASPAGRSSAVSPGYVSTMLGLLAGKMLILMAAAEL